A genomic stretch from Myripristis murdjan chromosome 12, fMyrMur1.1, whole genome shotgun sequence includes:
- the arid6 gene encoding AT-rich interaction domain 6 isoform X2 has product MAHDHLQEDRPKEQVEDITEETFLKDLYLFMKNRDTPIERIPNLGFKQIDLFVMYKTVRELGGYHQVTTRQLWKQVYNTLGGNPRNTSAATCTRKHYEKLLLPFECHKKGEIMHILPHHQPKHFPYDFSKDDYGQRTAKHKTLPKPLRQNAHNLCSNSHMRVIPMPVHYRHCYHPNHPYLPRYPPVSSSGATTNGPPVPQPQLSYHPPPQSSADRIKQPLEHLRYLAEQYKSSSGLTEPLNLSFKASSPETNSQQASSFSPPPTGKNPKFLNKPSPLYPPKRMMRNEGCEMQGDDEGLEPHQSVTPYSYSLNARQDYPINLKSTSTTSSSSPTLDPAPALRMENGPSREGISTMPHRPNSPNTDFTMCPREEREESPKLSQRALNLSHVLPSPPRENGGKMEIEIPLALLQDWIRHYGPSATMHGAKQRLTPPQEEDNRQKSCYTSDIFPTSLTSKSHPLDQDRSSANEDLTPRQRNLPNPTPTSQINGDHHIISRYDFSSFKPVPSGGILKDPSSQDVYPWDLHLINKPYGSKPKNGWDPYDRSSQAPPIQSKISSSPLTVEEDFAGSKTSAYNEDISQGGRGRSGNGPPAVLMVNSPSASVLHLTSEEVMKLKRIISSSS; this is encoded by the exons TTGATCTGTTTGTGATGTACAAGACTGTCAGAGAACTGGGCGGGTACCACCAG GTTACGACTCGGCAGCTGTGGAAACAAGTGTACAACACGCTGGGAGGAAACCCTCGAAACACCAGCGCAGCCACCTGCACCCGCAAACACTATGAGAA GTTGCTTTTGCCATTTGAGTGCCACAAGAAAGGTGAAATAATGCACATTTTGCCGCATCATCAGCCAAAGCACTTTCCTTACGACTTCAGCAAAGATGATTATGGCCAGaggacagcaaaacacaaaactttaCCAAAACCTCTGCGCCAG AATGCTCATAACCTCTGCTCAAACTCACATATGAGGGTCATCCCTATGCCTGTCCACTACCGTCACTGCTACCATCCAAACCATCCATACCTGCCCCGATATCCCccagtctcatcttcagggGCAACCACAAATGGCCCTCCAGTCCCCCAGCCCCAGCTGTCCTACCATCCACCCCCTCAAAGCTCAGCTGACAGGATCAAGCAGCCGCTGGAGCACTTGCGTTACCTGGCAGAGCAGTACAAATCTTCATCTGGTTTGACTGAGCCTCTAAACCTTAGCTTTAAAGCATCAAGCCCAGAGACAAACAGCCAGCAAGCATCATCGTTCAGCCCACCACCAACCGGCAAGAATCCAAAGTTTTTGAACAAACCCTCTCCTCTCTATCCACCcaagaggatgatgaggaatGAGGGATGTGAGATGCAAGGCGATGATGAAGGTCTAGAACCCCATCAGTCAGTCACCCCATATTCGTATTCCCTGAATGCTAGACAAGACTACCCCATCAATCTCAAATCCACTTCAACGACATCCTCAAGCAGCCCCACGTTGGACCCTGCCCCGGCCCTGAGGATGGAGAATGGCCCCAGCAGGGAAGGCATCTCCACAATGCCCCACAGACCCAACTCTCCAAACACAGACTTTACAATGTGCccaagggaagagagagaggagagccccAAACTAAGCCAGAGGGCACTCAATCTCAGCCATGTACTGCCCAGCCCCCCAAGAGAGAATGGAGGCAAGATGGAAATTGAGATACCCCTGGCTCTGCTGCAGGACTGGATCAGGCACTATGGGCCCTCAGCCACTATGCATGGGGCTAAGCAGCGTCTTACTCCTCCTCAAGAGGAAGACAACAGACAAAAGAGTTGTTACACCTCAGACATCTTCCCCACCAGCCTGACCTCTAAAAGTCATCCCCTCGACCAGGACAGGAGCTCAGCTAATGAGGATTTAACCCCGAGGCAGAGGAATCTGCCAAATCCCACACCAACAAGCCAGATAAACGGTGATCACCACATCATAAGCCGCTACGATTTCTCCAGCTTCAAGCCAGTGCCGTCAGGGGGCATTCTCAAAGATCCCTCCAGCCAGGATGTGTATCCATGGGATCTCCATCTTATTAATAAGCCCTATGGCTCCAAACCCAAAAACGGCTGGGATCCCTATGATAGAAGCAGTCAGGCTCCCCCTATCCAATCGAAAATCAGCTCTAGCCCCCTAACAGTTGAGGAAGACTTTGCAGGCTCTAAGACCTCAGCCTATAATGAGGACATATcccagggagggagggggagatcAGGGAATGGGCCGCCAGCTGTTCTGATGGTGAACTCCCCCTCTGCTTCTGTATTGCATCTCACCAGTGAAGAGGtaatgaagctgaagagaatCATCTCCAGCTCCTCATAA
- the arid6 gene encoding AT-rich interaction domain 6 isoform X1, producing MAHDHLQEDRPKEQVEDITEETFLKDLYLFMKNRDTPIERIPNLGFKQIDLFVMYKTVRELGGYHQVTTRQLWKQVYNTLGGNPRNTSAATCTRKHYEKLLLPFECHKKGEIMHILPHHQPKHFPYDFSKDDYGQRTAKHKTLPKPLRQQNAHNLCSNSHMRVIPMPVHYRHCYHPNHPYLPRYPPVSSSGATTNGPPVPQPQLSYHPPPQSSADRIKQPLEHLRYLAEQYKSSSGLTEPLNLSFKASSPETNSQQASSFSPPPTGKNPKFLNKPSPLYPPKRMMRNEGCEMQGDDEGLEPHQSVTPYSYSLNARQDYPINLKSTSTTSSSSPTLDPAPALRMENGPSREGISTMPHRPNSPNTDFTMCPREEREESPKLSQRALNLSHVLPSPPRENGGKMEIEIPLALLQDWIRHYGPSATMHGAKQRLTPPQEEDNRQKSCYTSDIFPTSLTSKSHPLDQDRSSANEDLTPRQRNLPNPTPTSQINGDHHIISRYDFSSFKPVPSGGILKDPSSQDVYPWDLHLINKPYGSKPKNGWDPYDRSSQAPPIQSKISSSPLTVEEDFAGSKTSAYNEDISQGGRGRSGNGPPAVLMVNSPSASVLHLTSEEVMKLKRIISSSS from the exons TTGATCTGTTTGTGATGTACAAGACTGTCAGAGAACTGGGCGGGTACCACCAG GTTACGACTCGGCAGCTGTGGAAACAAGTGTACAACACGCTGGGAGGAAACCCTCGAAACACCAGCGCAGCCACCTGCACCCGCAAACACTATGAGAA GTTGCTTTTGCCATTTGAGTGCCACAAGAAAGGTGAAATAATGCACATTTTGCCGCATCATCAGCCAAAGCACTTTCCTTACGACTTCAGCAAAGATGATTATGGCCAGaggacagcaaaacacaaaactttaCCAAAACCTCTGCGCCAG CAGAATGCTCATAACCTCTGCTCAAACTCACATATGAGGGTCATCCCTATGCCTGTCCACTACCGTCACTGCTACCATCCAAACCATCCATACCTGCCCCGATATCCCccagtctcatcttcagggGCAACCACAAATGGCCCTCCAGTCCCCCAGCCCCAGCTGTCCTACCATCCACCCCCTCAAAGCTCAGCTGACAGGATCAAGCAGCCGCTGGAGCACTTGCGTTACCTGGCAGAGCAGTACAAATCTTCATCTGGTTTGACTGAGCCTCTAAACCTTAGCTTTAAAGCATCAAGCCCAGAGACAAACAGCCAGCAAGCATCATCGTTCAGCCCACCACCAACCGGCAAGAATCCAAAGTTTTTGAACAAACCCTCTCCTCTCTATCCACCcaagaggatgatgaggaatGAGGGATGTGAGATGCAAGGCGATGATGAAGGTCTAGAACCCCATCAGTCAGTCACCCCATATTCGTATTCCCTGAATGCTAGACAAGACTACCCCATCAATCTCAAATCCACTTCAACGACATCCTCAAGCAGCCCCACGTTGGACCCTGCCCCGGCCCTGAGGATGGAGAATGGCCCCAGCAGGGAAGGCATCTCCACAATGCCCCACAGACCCAACTCTCCAAACACAGACTTTACAATGTGCccaagggaagagagagaggagagccccAAACTAAGCCAGAGGGCACTCAATCTCAGCCATGTACTGCCCAGCCCCCCAAGAGAGAATGGAGGCAAGATGGAAATTGAGATACCCCTGGCTCTGCTGCAGGACTGGATCAGGCACTATGGGCCCTCAGCCACTATGCATGGGGCTAAGCAGCGTCTTACTCCTCCTCAAGAGGAAGACAACAGACAAAAGAGTTGTTACACCTCAGACATCTTCCCCACCAGCCTGACCTCTAAAAGTCATCCCCTCGACCAGGACAGGAGCTCAGCTAATGAGGATTTAACCCCGAGGCAGAGGAATCTGCCAAATCCCACACCAACAAGCCAGATAAACGGTGATCACCACATCATAAGCCGCTACGATTTCTCCAGCTTCAAGCCAGTGCCGTCAGGGGGCATTCTCAAAGATCCCTCCAGCCAGGATGTGTATCCATGGGATCTCCATCTTATTAATAAGCCCTATGGCTCCAAACCCAAAAACGGCTGGGATCCCTATGATAGAAGCAGTCAGGCTCCCCCTATCCAATCGAAAATCAGCTCTAGCCCCCTAACAGTTGAGGAAGACTTTGCAGGCTCTAAGACCTCAGCCTATAATGAGGACATATcccagggagggagggggagatcAGGGAATGGGCCGCCAGCTGTTCTGATGGTGAACTCCCCCTCTGCTTCTGTATTGCATCTCACCAGTGAAGAGGtaatgaagctgaagagaatCATCTCCAGCTCCTCATAA